The genomic stretch ATGTTGCACAAACACGGCTGCCACTCTTCGCCCCTGTGCCTATGTGGATGCAGTCTGGGGACTGTAAGTGTGCCCAggtattactttttctttcagtaattATGTTAAGACCTTCTATGTGTCCAGCATGGGGATGCAGTTCTGAAGACAAATGTATTTCTTGCCCTCACAAACTATCTAGCTAGGCGTATTAGGATAGGGAGGGGGCTGGTGAGGACTTAATTTATACGTAATTAAACTGCCAATATAATACAATGCAACAAGTGATAGTCAAAAACGGTTATGGAACTAACTGAGAAGAGGTATCTCACTCAGACTTGGGAGGTCAGGGATGTCTTCCTGTGAAAAATGGTATCTATACTAAAACTGCAAAGGTGTAGAGAGATTAGCCTAGTTAAATAGATAAAGATAcaagaaacagtgtcagactttattttttggggctccaaaatcactgcagatggtgactgcagccatgaaattaaaagacgcttactccttggaaggaaagttatgaccaacctagatagcatattcaaaagcagagacatcactttgccaacaaaggtccgtgtagtcaaggctatggtttttccagtggtcatgtttggatgtgagagttggactgtgaagaaggctgagggccgaagaattgatgcttttgaactgtggtgttggagaagactcttgagagtcccttggactgcaagaggatccaaccagtccattctaaagatcagccctgggtattctttggaaggaatgatgctaaagctgaaactccagtactttggccacctcatgcgaagagttgactcgttggaaaagactctgatgctgggagggattgggggaaggaggaaaaggggatgacagaggatgagatggctggatggcattgctgactcgatggacgtgagtctgagtgaactccaggagttggtgatggacagggaggcctggcgtgctgcaatcatggggttgcaaagagtcggacatgagtgactgaactgactgactgacaataTAATGGAAATGACCAAGACTCTAATGTCTAGGTAGATACATAGGTAGTACTGatagaaccaaaaataaaataataataacaatattggAATGTTGATGGGTGTCTTGGTTTGGATTTCTCACAAATCAGATCCTGAGACAAGATAAGACAGAATTAGTTCTCTAAAACATATTCTTCCACCAAGGATGGCCTAAAGCAATATTAAATTTGCATTCTTCCAGGGCCCATAGGGATTTCCCCATaatgtaatgggttgccatttccttcttcaggaaccttcctgacacagggattgaagcctcatctcctgcttggcaggcagcttctttatctctgagacatggagcctgacaggctacagttcatggggtcacaaacaagttggacatgacttagcaactaaagaacaacaacaacagcattctTCCAGGATAGTAATACCAGCAGAAGAACAGCACCCTTTCCTCAGTGGTTTTAGGATAAAGTTCCAGGCAGGGCTGACTCCTATAGAAACAATTTGAATCATTGAGCCAATCACTACAGATAAGCAAATGAAATATTCTGACTGGTCAGGGATTGGGGGACTGGGGAAGGTCACACTTGCATCACATGACCAAAGAGAAGGTGTGGAGGAGTGCTTCTTCAAAAGACGTCACAGCACTATTACCAGAAGAAGAAGGAATGGATACTAGGGAGGCGAAGTCAACAGACGTTTACTAAAATTGAGGCGTTactatttcaatatttattttgtaattggagTTGTGCTATGCAGACTTagcaacaaatacatttttttggtAATAGAGTTCATCCTATGATTTTCCTCTATCAGAATAGTAATTTGGACATAAAGGATGATTGCAAAGAATAAAAACTTAAatcattcatatttttgttttcagtgcaTCATAAAATTTTACACATGAAGAGAATAGCCATTCTTAACCCATATGGGTTCAGAGATctttttcacagatttttttgaaaattcaatGAGTTCATTAATTAAATAGACCTGCCCTTTAGtaaatttttatacatatatacttctATCAAGCGAATTGACCGTCTACACGAAGACCAAGTTAAACCTCGGATCTAGATTGACTGAACGTTTTCAAAGCTCTTGGCTCCTTTGCGAGTAAACAGACAGTCCTTTTCATAGTTATAACATAGGAATGCCATTTAGATgaatttgttgatttttatttttaaactgctgAAATTATAAAGATACACAAACACTAAACACTATTTTCATACTGCATTCTTGTTCAATTCAGTGTCACAATCTTAAATCAAGGCAGATAAACTGTATTCAATTTCTGGTAAGGATACAAGGgcaaaaaattaagtctttctgaagcttttgAATATTGTTTATTCCCATAATAAAGGAGGCAGCTTGCTGCCAAATAAGATGTGGCCTGGGAGGTTGCTTTATCAATTTGTTGATccctcagaggaaaaaaacacattttaaaaacaaatgcaagagTGAGACAGACATGAATGCAATCCATTTATCCGGACAGCACCTTTCGGTACtgtgccaaataaataatttttgtatagAAATTTACTTCTTCTACATTGCCTTCCTTAAATAATATGATGTTCAAGAATAAAGTATATCTATATCTACAGGAAATACTGTAGGGTTTCCCTACCTTTctataaataatattctaaaaaaCCACAAATTTGTGAAAAGTTGTAAATTTggcagataaaatacaggatgctcagTTAAATATGACTTTCAGATAAGCAATGATTATTTTTTAGGATAAGTATGTACCAAACATTGCATGGAACATACTTACCCTAAAAAAATCTATTGTTGCTTATTTGAAGttaaaatttaactgggcatcctgtattttaatTTGCTAAATCTGGAAAGTCTATAAACTTACAAATAACATTCTTTTATTCACTTGTGAATAAACATTTGGTTTGCATATTAAAGTAGTTTTGGTATTGGCAACGCACATTATTGTCAGATGTATATTTTCTAGCTAAAATgatgatttaaagaaataaaattatgtactTGTTGAAGGTGTAATAGTTActtgaagccttttttttttctataaacacTTTCCACTCCAACCCTTTTTGCTCCTGAAAAAATTTTATGAAGAAAGCTAGactgaagtagatgtttctttATTTCAGATGGGTTTCAGATCAATTCTTTTAACATTTGAGGAAATGTTATTAAAAGTTGcatattttctgcttttaaagtAACTTACCTATGTGATTTAAAATGATTTgtctttgaaaaaagaaacttttcaaaATGAACCGTTATGCAGAGATGAAATCAGCGAGTCTAGAAaatgaataattcatttttaagtaaatgagaaattattttgtGCTGTTACTTATACATTTTCACATTTATAGTTAAATAGTAATTTGCAATACACAGGGTATTAGTTGTGAATTGTGGTTTTCAATATCGCAGACACATTTGTTGCTGTGGTTTTGCAATATCATTCTCTGATGCTTTTCTCAATTGTGGTTTTCATAATCATTGTTTGATAGTCATGTAGCTGTGGTTTGGAGCTGCTATATCCATTTGGACAGAGATAATTGCTTATAGGTTttgctgtcattttattttataaccttagtgaattaaatgagaaaaagaaaaattaaactttaaatatcATTAACATTCTCATTAAAATGATGAGGAAACACAAAATGTAATAGTATTCCTTAGTTTAATTCATTCATGTTGACTATACTaatatatctatttataaatTTAGATGAGCTATCTTTATTTCTAATACTGTAATCAGGTTATCTTATCAATCTTGCCTTGAATTCTCTGACTTTTGCTCCTTTCACCTTTTAAAGTGAGTACTTAGTTGagatttatttgtttctcttttgctttgcATATTTAACCATTTCAAATGCCAAAGGAAACACTAACTGTTATGGTATCTTATTCCAATGGGCATTCCTTTTGGgcgatataaaaaaaaaattcagccagtTTTGTAAAAATAGCTTTAGAAGCCCTAATATATAATAATTCAGTTCTATGTATACCAATTTAATTGTAATGAATTGGAAAttaaggaggcaaaaatatgtaGTTCTATCTGCTTATTCATTCCACAACACAAACACAAATAACCCTGCTTTTCATGGTACTTACGGCTTTAATTTGTTGGTTCTTCAAGGGAGGGACTTTGTCACTTAGTGCATTTCCACTGCCAAGAACCATGTATTCTTACAACCTCTATGGTAATAGTACTAATGGTAATGTAATAAAATTCACAATTGGTCTTCAGCTCTGTATTAAGATTCTCTCAGCCATACCTTCCACAGGGCAACTCTTTACACCTCCCAGAAGATGTCCTGATGGGGTTATAAATGACACTGATTACAGCGCCTCCTGCACACTGAGCAGCCTGCATTATGCTCAATCAGCCCAGGCTCTCTGCTGACCTCCAACCCTTTTAGCTTGTGGAGTTTGGCGGGGCTCACCGGGATGTTAGTCAACCAAACAAAGGGGGCACGATTTCAGATCAGAATGGATGATCTCACAACCTGGGGGGGAAAAGTCGGCAGTATCTGGTGGATACCTGTTAACTGCAGTGGAGTTTATTAGTAAATACTGATTACATAAAGCAGCCAGTTCCACTGTCTCTTAGATAGAGGCTCCTTCAAGTCAACCtgggagaatatatttaaaactcaGTGTACATGAAACTATGAGAAACTAAAGCTAGCCTCATGCAGCTTAACTTGGCCAAAATAATAACTATGCAAATCACTTCAAAATGTGTTCTTTTGGCTTGCAGTTTCCGACATACTACACACACAATAATTGAATAATAatgaaacaaaactttaaaagctAAAGAACCATGAAATAGTTATTGGGTCTTACCTGCTTGGGAAATTATGGCAAGATCAAATCTTTTATTAGTCGCTGGCTGCTTCCCTGTGGCAGAAgaactaaaagaatgaaatattatgGGGCTAGGGTGGGACTTCAGAACTTCCACAGACTTCCACGAAAAGTTAGTATTCTGATTAGAGACGGTTCATTTCCCAGAAGGGTTAATCACCTAGTTAATGGTCCTCCTTTCTGATTTGAGAAAAATATCTGCCTGTCTTCAAATTCGGAATTTTTACAACCTTAAAATGAAAAGTCGAGGTGAGAAAGAGCACTTTCAGGACGCTGTTCAGCATCTCATCCTTGCGGGCcaagtgagggggtgggggtggggatggtccGTGTCCGCAGCGGTCTCCGGGGAACCTTGAGAGCCATGAACCGGTCTCGGGAGAGCCTGGACAGATGAGAGGGACTGAACCGGCCCCAAGACACACAGTTGGCATTTGTGATCAGCTGGCTCTCCAAGAGGATTCTGCCAGTGGCCTAAACCTTCCTGCCAAAAGGGATggaagggcggggtgggggctaGGGGAGGGGCGGCATTAACTGGAAGCACGAAGTTTATGGAGAGACTGAGATTTCTTTGTGCCCCGCTGGACAGACGAGGCGTGAGAGAGGAGAGTTGAGgggtggatgggggtggggggctccatATGAGAGGGGGCTGTTGAAAGAAGTTGCCAGGAAGAGGAGGCGGGGGTGGTCTGGGCAAAAGCCCCGAGCTGCCGCGGTGACAACTGCAGAAGGTGGCCCCTCTCCAAGCCCTCCCCACGCCGCTTTCTATccacccccccagccccccgccGCGCTCCCTTTGCACCCCACGCGACCAGGCCAGGGCCCTAGTTTGCATCCGGACTGGCTTTGGATGCAGCCAATCCTCCGTCCGCTGATGGAATAGccccccctccccacagccccggcgcgcccctccttccctcccgcGCCTCGCCACCTCCCGCGGCAGAGCGAGAGCTGCGCGGCCCGGAACGGCAGCGTCTGTGCCCCGCGAGCCGCCGAGAGCCGGGAGAGCGAGCGCGCCTCCTCGCGCGCCTTCCGCCCCCTcgcttcccctctcccctccgcTCGCACTCCCTTCCCGCCCCCCCTTccccccttttctctctcccgGTTCCTCCGTTTGAAaattccccttctccccctcaccccccaccccagcgcTCTCccactctccccctcccctccctcctgtcaCACTCTCTTTgcccccctctcctctcctctctctctctctctccctcgtCATTTGCCTGCTCATCTCCAAACGTGGATCCGCGGCTCCCGGAGGAGCCCAGCGCCCGGAATCCCGCGTGCCCGGAGCACCTGGAGTCCGGCCGGCGGCGGCCCGAGCCCGGCCGGCGGCGGCTGCGGGAGTCGAGGGAGCGGCAGCCCCGACCGCGGGCACCGCGGGAGCCCGTGGGCAGCGGCCGCCGCCGAAATGTCCCGGCGAAAGCAGAGCAAACCCCGGCAGATCAAACGTAAGTTTGCACGCGGGGCCGAGAGTTGGTGGGATTATTTCTGGGGCGGGGGGCGCGCGCGGGGCgggaaaaggaggggagggagactcGGGGAAATCCGCTCCCGCTGCCCGGGATTTGTCAAACTTCGAGCAGCTGGAGGGACAGCTAGTCgtgcacagacagacagacagacggacaGCCCGACCGCCGGGCGAGAAAGAGGCTGCGAGGAACAGCCCGCTCCTGGCCAGGCTCAGCCTTCGTCCACGGGGTCCTTTTTAATTCTGACCCCCCGCGCGCACTTAGAGCTGCTTTTTCGCCTGGAGCCTGGCTGGGTAGCTCCAACTCACTCAGGAGGTTGTTATCAGTGTGGTTGTGGTCATTGTTGTTGCGTTGGACGGGCTGCTACTCTTGgggaccactttttttttttagcgacCAGAGTGAGAACTTAGTTCTCCGAAACAACTGGTGGAGACCTCGGGGCGAGGGAGGCCACGTCCCCAGGCGGTGGAAAATCAGTGTCTGGGTCCCGATCCGGGGCGGTGCCAGAGCCACGCCACAGCCGAAGCGAAACAAAAAGTAGGTGTAAAAGTTCGCGCCTCGGCCGCTGGCAGCCGTGCGCCTCCGCCCTGCGGGCGCGGGGATGGCGCGGGCGGACCTGGCCGGGGGTTCCGGGCCCGTCCCGCTCGCGGCACCGGGACGCTTTACGCGGTGGGCGTGCGGGTTACTTCGGGCCCCGCGGGCGCGCCGGGTCCTCGCGGGGAGGGGCCGCCGGCTGCTTCCTAGCGCGGAAGCCGGGAGTTCAAGGCAGCTTGGGCGCCTCAGATGAGCCTGACCTGAAGCCCCCGAGCCCCCGGGGGCCCGGGTGGTGCTGAGAGTCCCCAGCGAGGCGAGAGGCACCTGCTCGAAAAGCACACACCCGCAGAGCTCAACTCGGTCAACTTTTCGAGTCTTGGGGATTAGCCTTCCCGTAATGTCTTGTCGCCCTGCGACATGTCTTCAACGCTTTGGCCGAAAAGGAGAAAcagccttattttattttattttttttgccagcCATGCGGTGCGTCCATTTCTTCGTGTTATTTGAAGCCTTGCAACTAATGTAAAACTGATTATTGTGTACTTTTAGGTAAAGGCTTTCATGACACTGCCTCCCCCTTGATCATTAATCACACGCACCCCCTCGTGTTAGAAATTTCAtttaatgtagttttaaaataaatcctaTAAAGCAACTTAATCCAGTATAAAATGGGGTCCAGGTTGTAAGCAGTTTGCTACATAAGTATTTAGATCCTTGCCTCTAAAAGCAGACTCGCTAGCTTTTCTTTAGTGGATTTCTTCTCTTGGATTGCTTCAACTTGGGTTAAAGCAAGGACTGGACTTAACTTTGGGCTCAAAGCAGCTTTAATTGAGTAGAGAGAGACACTGTTCTTGAAGACTTTCCCTTTTTTCAGAGTGATTATTCATGGTTTCAACTAATTGCTTtttaccttttagaactaaatcGATC from Bos mutus isolate GX-2022 chromosome 14, NWIPB_WYAK_1.1, whole genome shotgun sequence encodes the following:
- the LOC138990733 gene encoding collagen, type I, alpha 1a-like; amino-acid sequence: MAFSSSSSSEDRASRETKTSSHQQAYQSVAISVKQEVPAGSHRFLHLSSLTPIPYYDQAGAQTKCGLQDFMEQCGLLLLECCQFGPPFEFDTVNNDEYSLYACTVLHTFSAQREKQFLTQNKALLWILYIRHVAGRQDITGRLIPKTRKVDRVELCGCVLFEQVPLASLGTLSTTRAPGGSGASGQAHLRRPSCLELPASALGSSRRPLPARTRRARGARSNPHAHRVKRPGAASGTGPEPPARSARAIPAPAGRRRTAASGRGANFYTYFLFRFGCGVALAPPRIGTQTLIFHRLGTWPPSPRGLHQLFRRTKFSLCCPSSCSKFDKSRAAGADFPESPSPPFPAPRAPPAPEIIPPTLGPACKLTFDLPGFALLSPGHFGGGRCPRAPAVPAVGAAAPSTPAAAAGRARAAAGRTPGAPGTRDSGRWAPPGAADPRLEMSRQMTRERERERRGEGGKESVTGGRGGGEWESAGVGGEGEKGNFQTEEPGERKGGKGGREGSASGGERGSEGAEGARGGALALPALGGSRGTDAAVPGRAALALPREVARRGREGGARRGCGEGGLFHQRTEDWLHPKPVRMQTRALAWSRGVQRERGGGLGGWIESGVGRAWRGATFCSCHRGSSGLLPRPPPPPLPGNFFQQPPLIWSPPPPSTPQLSSLTPRLSSGAQRNLSLSINFVLPVNAAPPLAPTPPFHPFWQEGLGHWQNPLGEPADHKCQLCVLGPVQSLSSVQALPRPVHGSQGSPETAADTDHPHPHPLTWPARMRC